The Geotoga petraea genome segment ATTAAAACAGCTTAGGGCTATGAAAAACTTAGATGGGCTAACTCCCATAGAAATTTCAAAAACATTTTTGGGGGCACACGCTGTTCCAAAAGATTATGTTGGAAGAGAAGATGAGTTTATCGATTACATGATAGAAGAAGTTTTGCCAATAGTAAAAGAAGAAAATCTTGCAGAATTTTGTGATGTTTTTTGTGAAGAAAAAGTTTTTGACATAGAACAATCAAAAAGATTGCTGACAGCGGCAAAAAACAAAGGGTTTAAAATCAAGATGCATGCAGATGAGATAGTTCCTATTGGTGGTTCTAAACTTGCGGTAGATATGAAAGCTATTTCAGCCGACCATCTATTACAAATAACCGATGAACATATAAAGCTAATGGCTAATAGCAATACAATAGCAACTCTTTTGCCAGGTACGGCATATAGCTTAAAAGAAGATTTTGCAGATGCAAGAAAATTGATTGATAGTGGATGTGCAGTTGCCTTGGCTACAGACTTAAACCCTGGTAGTTGTTATACAGAATCTATTCCTCTTATAATTTCTTTAGCAGCTTTATACATGAACATGATGCCAGAAGAAATTTTAACTGCTTTAACTCTAAACGGAGCAGCAGCAATAGATAGGGCAAGTGAAATTGGCAGTCTTGAAAAAGGTAAACAAGCTGATATAAATGTAATAGATGCGCCATCATATGAATTTTTAACCTACCATATTGCTGTAAATAGTATTGAAAAAGTATTTAAAAAAGGTAAACTCGCTTATGAAAGGAGAGATTATATAAATGTTTGAAAAAATGAATTTAGATGATTTTGTTAAACAAGTTGCTTCAAACGAACCAGTACCTGGTGGAGGAAGTGTTTCGGCTTTAGCGGGATCTTTAGCAGCAGCATTATCGAATATGGTTGCTTCTCTGACGATTGGTAAAAAGAAATATTTAGAAGTAGAAGAAGATATGAAAAAAGTGAAAGAAGAAGCTATTATTTTACAAGAAGATTTAATAAGTGACATTACAAGAGATTCAGAAGCCTTCAACAGAGTTATGAAAGCTTTTAAAATGCCAAAAAATTCTGATGAAGAAAAAGCAGAAAGAAAAGAAGCTATTCAAAATGGTTCAAAACACGCTTCAGAAGTACCACTTAATGTAGCTGAAAAATCATTAAAAATAATGGATTTGGCAAAAATCGTTGTTGAAAAGGGAAATAAAAATGCCATTACAGATGGAGCTGTTTCAG includes the following:
- the hutI gene encoding imidazolonepropionase, coding for MNKKILKNFQQIATPIGFEAKKGKDMQKILVISDASIIIEGEKIEFVGKTEEMHKLYNEKDYQVIDMTGKTAIPGFVDSHTHFIFGGYRADEFGMRLRGKSYMEIMNAGGGIISSVKDTREASLEELTEAGKKRLLSMLSFGVTSVEGKSGYGLDKETELKQLRAMKNLDGLTPIEISKTFLGAHAVPKDYVGREDEFIDYMIEEVLPIVKEENLAEFCDVFCEEKVFDIEQSKRLLTAAKNKGFKIKMHADEIVPIGGSKLAVDMKAISADHLLQITDEHIKLMANSNTIATLLPGTAYSLKEDFADARKLIDSGCAVALATDLNPGSCYTESIPLIISLAALYMNMMPEEILTALTLNGAAAIDRASEIGSLEKGKQADINVIDAPSYEFLTYHIAVNSIEKVFKKGKLAYERRDYINV
- a CDS encoding cyclodeaminase/cyclohydrolase family protein: MFEKMNLDDFVKQVASNEPVPGGGSVSALAGSLAAALSNMVASLTIGKKKYLEVEEDMKKVKEEAIILQEDLISDITRDSEAFNRVMKAFKMPKNSDEEKAERKEAIQNGSKHASEVPLNVAEKSLKIMDLAKIVVEKGNKNAITDGAVSAMLARTAGLGALYNVKINLSSIKDEEYVSKMNEKVTEIENALIQKEKEILDIVEL